A portion of the Rhinopithecus roxellana isolate Shanxi Qingling chromosome 19, ASM756505v1, whole genome shotgun sequence genome contains these proteins:
- the UNC119 gene encoding protein unc-119 homolog A isoform X2: MKVKKGGGGAGTGAEPAPGPSGPSVAPIPEPPVESESGSESEPDAGPGPRPGPLQRKQPIGPEDVLGLQRITGDYLCSPEENIYKIDFVRFKIRDMDSGTVLFEIKKPPASERLPINRRDLDPNAGRFVRYQFTPAFLRLRQVGATVEFTVGDKPVNNFRMIERHYFRNQLLKSFDFHFGFCIPSSKNTCEHIYDFPPLSEELTR, translated from the exons ATGAAGGTGAAGAAGGGCGGCGGTGGGGCCGGGACGGGGGCGGAGCCCGCTCCCGGGCCCTCGGGCCCGAGCGTGGCCCCCATACCAGAGCCGCCGGTGGAATCTGAATCTGGGTCCGAGTCGGAGCCGGACGCAGGCCCAGGGCCCAGGCCGGGGCCGCTGCAGAGGAAGCAGCCGATCGGGCCGGAGGACGTGCTGGGGCTGCAGCGGATCACGGGTG ACTACCTCTGCTCCCCCGAGGAGAATATCTACAAGATCGATTTCGTCAGGTTTAAGATTCGGGACATGGACTCAGGCACTGTCCTCTTTGAAATCAAGAAGCCCCCAGCCTCAG AGCGGTTGCCCATCAACCGGCGGGACCTGGACCCCAATGCTGGGCGCTTTGTCCGCTACCAGTTCACACCTGCCTTCCTCCGCCTGAGGCAGGTGGGAGCCAC GGTGGAGTTCACAGTGGGAGACAAGCCTGTCAACAACTTCCGCATGATTGAGAGGCACTACTTCCGCAACCAGCTACTCAAAAGCTTCGACTTCCACTTTGGCTTCTGCATCCCCAGCAGCAAGAACACCTGCGAGCACATCTACGACTTCCCCCCTCTCTCCGAGGAGCTGA CGAGATGA
- the UNC119 gene encoding protein unc-119 homolog A isoform X1, whose translation MKVKKGGGGAGTGAEPAPGPSGPSVAPIPEPPVESESGSESEPDAGPGPRPGPLQRKQPIGPEDVLGLQRITGDYLCSPEENIYKIDFVRFKIRDMDSGTVLFEIKKPPASERLPINRRDLDPNAGRFVRYQFTPAFLRLRQVGATVEFTVGDKPVNNFRMIERHYFRNQLLKSFDFHFGFCIPSSKNTCEHIYDFPPLSEELISEMICHPYETQSDSFYFVDDRLVMHNKADYSYSGTP comes from the exons ATGAAGGTGAAGAAGGGCGGCGGTGGGGCCGGGACGGGGGCGGAGCCCGCTCCCGGGCCCTCGGGCCCGAGCGTGGCCCCCATACCAGAGCCGCCGGTGGAATCTGAATCTGGGTCCGAGTCGGAGCCGGACGCAGGCCCAGGGCCCAGGCCGGGGCCGCTGCAGAGGAAGCAGCCGATCGGGCCGGAGGACGTGCTGGGGCTGCAGCGGATCACGGGTG ACTACCTCTGCTCCCCCGAGGAGAATATCTACAAGATCGATTTCGTCAGGTTTAAGATTCGGGACATGGACTCAGGCACTGTCCTCTTTGAAATCAAGAAGCCCCCAGCCTCAG AGCGGTTGCCCATCAACCGGCGGGACCTGGACCCCAATGCTGGGCGCTTTGTCCGCTACCAGTTCACACCTGCCTTCCTCCGCCTGAGGCAGGTGGGAGCCAC GGTGGAGTTCACAGTGGGAGACAAGCCTGTCAACAACTTCCGCATGATTGAGAGGCACTACTTCCGCAACCAGCTACTCAAAAGCTTCGACTTCCACTTTGGCTTCTGCATCCCCAGCAGCAAGAACACCTGCGAGCACATCTACGACTTCCCCCCTCTCTCCGAGGAGCTGA TCAGCGAGATGATCTGTCACCCATATGAGACCCAGTCTGACAGCTTCTACTTCGTGGATGACCGGCTGGTGATGCACAATAAAGCAGACTATTCCTACAGCGGGACGCCCTGA